In one window of Episyrphus balteatus chromosome 3, idEpiBalt1.1, whole genome shotgun sequence DNA:
- the LOC129913638 gene encoding transient receptor potential channel pyrexia produces the protein MENLGYKEGSTKPRRIARVVTTVTKNEAEQPLSENNSRFKTVPPNLMVRWRNNPDAMLEAQYPAAGQFEYMECGPSPPAESAPSMYDSFEEPASELSVQICNDTLRISLIDQMKSGSGRVRFLEEIEQGNVVAENISKHFDTASKTEKNFSFLWAAFLKRWDLLEGLIEVGADLNFCDVNGISALHLAAFSGCLSSLSFLIEKGMNVNQQQKCYTPLHCAAFGNSKEAAKMLINSGAIMTIDTNKPNCEESILHCSVRANALECLNFFISEGADVNSLKPNGTNPIHLAADLGNAQCLEALLSAPNADPNVRICIREKESTALHLAADEGNVECVDLLLSKGADAKLKNHRGFTALHLAARTSSLECVESLLRNGNADSNAEDFDHRTPLHAAVGKSENAYDILETLISWGANVNHKDIYGFTALHLAALDGLAQCVEMLIFHGADVTTKSKKGTSALNVITRKTPASVAMITQKLDAAITLHHSQDPVNREVELELDFRQLLQHCHPREISYLNTFVDEGQKEILEHPLCSAFLYIKWGKIRKYYIGRLIFCFTFVLFLTLYVLTALAHNCYNGSKDDNTTIQAQELCQKQSILGDMLRNNPFVMEMQWWVLVAITIVEIFRKVYGITGYSSFKHYVMQVENIMEWFVITSVFVISYIYTKQTYTFQNHIGAFAVLLGWTNLMLMIGQLPVFDVYVAMYTRVQGEFAKLFMAYSCMLVGFTISFCVIFPSSSSFANPFMGFISVLVMMIGEQDLSLLINDPDGKDPPFLLEISAQITFVLFLLFVTIILMNLLVGIAVHDIQGLKKTAGLSKLVRQTKLISYIESALFNGYLPTWLRNLLHYTALVSPQAYRVVLCVKPLNPSEKRLPRDILMKAYEAGKVRKQFGHTISAKNSAATYLSYKNKYNSNGSQSPDYGDIENSPNLNTLTTKIDDNADRIEFLTQEVQELKQVLIQQHQQASKVIDKLLLVISNQQKNNLRK, from the exons ATGGAAAACCTGGGATATAAAGAAGGCTCAACCAAGCCGCGAAGAATAGCACGTGTTGTTACTACAGTGACTAAGAATGAAGCTGAGCAACCGTTATCAGAAAATAATTCTAG atttaaaaccGTTCCACCAAATTTGATGGTTCGATGGCGAAATAATCCTGACGCAATGCTAGAAGCCCAATATCCAGCAGCTGGACAATTTGAATACATGGAATGTGGACCATCACCGCCAGCAGAAAGTGCTCCTAGCATGTATGATAGCTTTGAAGAACCTGCCAGCGAGTTGAGCGTACAAATTTGCAATGATACACTTCGTATAAGCTTAATTGATCAGATGAAAAGTGGCTCGGGTAGAGTACGTTTTTTGGaagaaatcgaacaaggcaatGTTGTGGCAGAAAATATTTCTAAACACTTTGACACCGCCTCTAAGACAGAgaagaattttagttttttatggGCTGCATTTCTGAAGCGATGGGATTTGCTAGAAGGTCTCATTGAAGTCGGtgctgatttaaatttttgcgaTGTCAATGGAATTTCGGCCTTGCATTTGGCTGCTTTTAGTGGATGTCTGTCATCATTAAGTTTTCTCATTGAAAAAGGAATGAATGTGAATCAGCAGCAAAAATGTTACACTCCGCTGCACTGTGCTGCTTTTGGTAATTCAAAAGAAGCTGCTAAGATGCTTATTAATAGTGGAGCTATCATGACCATAGACACCAATAAACCAAACTGTGAGGAATCTATATTGCATTGTTCGGTAAGAGCGAATGCTCTCGAGTGTCTCAACTTTTTCATATCTGAAGGAGCAGATGTCAACTCATTAAAACCAAATGGAACCAACCCAATTCACTTGGCTGCTGATTTGGGAAACGCACAATGTTTGGAAGCACTTCTTAGTGCTCCAAATGCCGATCCTAATGTTCGCATTTGTATTCGAGAAAAGGAGTCAACGGCTTTACATTTAGCTGCAGACGAGGGCAATGTAGAGTGTGTAGATTTGCTTTTGTCAAAAGGTGCTGATGCAAAGCTTAAAAATCACAGAGGATTCACTGCTCTTCACTTGGCTGCAAGAACATCGAGTTTAGAATGTGTAGAGTCACTTTTGCGTAACGGTAATGCCGATTCGAACGCCGAAGACTTTGATCATCGGACTCCATTACACGCAGCTGTAGGCAAATCAGAAAACGCATACGACATTCTTGAGACACTTATATCATGGGGAGCAAATGTCAATCACAAGGATATCTACGGATTCACAGCACTTCATTTGGCTGCATTAGATGGACTTGCACAGTGTGTCGAAATGTTAATATTCCATGGCGCTGATGTaactacaaaatcaaaaaaaggaaCATCTGCTTTGAATGTGATAACAAGAAAGACTCCCGCATCGGTAGCTATGATAACACAAAAACTAGATGCAGCCATCACTTTACATCACTCGCAGGATCCAGTGAATCGAGAGGTTGAGTTGGAGCTGGACTTTCGACAACTTCTACAACACTGTCATCCCAGGGAAATCAGCTATCTAAACACATTTGTGGATGAAGGTCAAAAAGAGATCCTTGAACATCCACTTTGTTCGGCGTTCCTATATATAAAGTGGGGCAAAATTCGCAAATATTATATAGGACgacttatattttgttttacattCGTTCTCTTCCTAACTCTGTATGTTCTCACTGCATTGGCACACAACTGCTATAATGGCAGCAAAGACGATAACACAACTATTCAAGCTCAGGAACTTTGTCAAAAGCAATCTATCCTTGGAGATATGCTTAGAAATAATCCTTTTGTCATGGAAATGCAATGGTGGGTTTTAGTAGCCATCACCATAGTGGAAATATTTCGAAAAGTCTACGGGATAACAGGATATTCTTCATTTAAACATTATGTGATGCAGGTGGAGAATATCATGGAATGGTTTGTCATCACAAGTGTCTTCGTTATTTCGTACATCTACACCAAGCAGACATACACTTTTCAAAACCACATCGGGGCGTTTGCGGTCCTACTGGGTTGGACAAATCTCATGCTTATGATTGGTCAACTTCCAGTGTTCGATGTCTATGTGGCCATGTATACCCGGGTACAGGGAGAATTTGCTAAGCTTTTCATGGCTTATTCGTGCATGTTGGTTGGATTTACTATTAGTTTCTGTGTAATATTTCCATCCTCTTCGTCTTTTGCCAATCCATTTATGGGATTTATTTCGGTTCTGGTGATGATGATCGGAGAGCAGGATCTTTCCCTTCTCATCAATGATCCAGATGGAAAAGATCCACCATTTCTTCTCGAAATTAGCGCTCAGATAACATTTGTTCTTTTCCTTCTATTCGTTACGATAATTCTTATGAATCTCTTAGTTGGTATTGCCGTTCATGACATACAAGGCCTCAAGAAAACAGCGGGACTTTCAAAACTTGTTCGTCAAACAAAACTAATTTCATACATCGAATCGGCGCTATTCAATGGATATCTACCTACATGGTTACGAAATTTGTTACACTATACGGCCCTAGTGTCACCGCAAGCCTATCGAGTTGTTCTATGTGTGAAACCACTGAATCCTAGCGAAAAACGCCTGCCTCGAGATATTTTAATGAAGGCCTACGAGGCAGGCAAAGTGAGAAAACAATTCGGACACACCATATCGGCAAAAAATTCAGCAGCAACATATTTGTCGTATAAGAACAAATATAATAGCAATGGCAGTCAATCACCAGATTATGGAGACATTGAAAACTCACCCAATCTCAATACCTTGACAACAAAAATTGATGACAATGCTGATCGTATTGAATTTTTAACACAAGAGGTCCAAGAACTTAAACAAGTTCTGATACAGCAACATCAGCAGGCGAGTAAGGTGATAGATAAGTTATTATTAGTAATTtctaatcaacaaaaaaataatttaagaaaatga
- the LOC129913639 gene encoding probable arginine--tRNA ligase, mitochondrial, whose translation MSSRIRKTIGQKISQIIKRTDLEDAIAARLELPRSLKSAAHPELHLSSADLTSITGTHPNELLGHLSTSPIEKEIVESVASVASRDHAKSGIAFKLNQLLFASDVLRLNFASPPATHSKGCVVLDFSSPNIAKPFHVGHLRSTIIGNVLGNLYKHLGHGVVKMNYLGDWGTQLGMLQVGVELEQLTDEQMRVNPIENLYRAYVRSNTEAKSDPSITEKARKYFTDLENETAPEMQMQWQKYRAYTVSELEGVYQRLGVEFDVYDWESQYSQKAVGSIVEMMKDKNLIHDEKDGRKIVNVGERRVPVIKSDGSTLYLVRDIAALLDRFERFKFEKMFYVVDNAQTDHFDALFKVTSGINADIGRKAKHIKFGRIRGMSTRTGKAVFLKDLLNEARDIMMEKQLQSPTTKINVSSLDSTVADVLGVSAVIINDLKQRRQRDYDFDWNNALQTNGDTGIKLQYTHCRLSSLLENMSHVQVAEHPNGNLLQEPVALELIVQIARFDQSILKAAETLEACVLVTYLFSLCNCTSRALKLLKVKGEPSAEIQANRLLLFTAAREVLGCGMKILGLKPLTKM comes from the exons ATGTCTTCAAGAATTCGAAAAACCATCGGGCAAAAG ATCTCTCAAATTATTAAAAGAACTGATTTAGAAGATGCAATTGCCGCTCGCCTCGAGCTTCCCAGATCACTCAAATCTGCTGCACACCCAGAGTTGCATTTGTCATCTGCTGATCTCACTTCGATCACTGGAACGCACCCAAATGAATTGCTAGGCCACCTAAGTACATCTccaatagaaaaagaaattgtaGAGAGTGTAGCTTCAGTTGCATCTCGAGACCATGCCAAATCTGGAATAGCATTCAAGCTAAACCAATTATTATTTGCAAGTGATGTCCTCCGTTTAAATTTTGCATCTCCCCCGGCGACACATTCGAAAGGGTGTGTTGTTCTCGATTTTAGTTCACCCAACATTGCCAAGCCTTTCCATGTAGGTCACCTGCGGTCGACCATAATCGGTAATGTTCTTGGAAATCTTTATAAGCATTTGGGTCATGGTGTTGTGAAAATGAATTATCTGGGCGATTGGGGGACTCAGTTGGGAATGTTACAAGTTGGAGTTGAATTAGAACAACTCACAGATGAACAAATGCGAGTTAATCCCATTGAAAATCTTTATAGAGCATATGTCCGATCGAATACGGAAGCTAAAAGTGATCCCAGTATCACAGAGAAGGCTCGAAAGTATTttactgatttagaaaatgAGACAGCACCCGAAATGCAAATGCAATGGCAAAAATATAGAGCTTACACAGTTTCAGAACTTGAAGGTGTTTATCAAAGATTGGGAGTTGAATTCGATGTATATGACTGGGAATCGCAATATAGTCAAAAGGCTGTCGGTTCTATCGTTGAAATGATGAAAGATAAAAATCTGATTCATGATGAAAAAGATGGTCGAAAAATTGTCAATGTAGGAGAGAGACGTGTTCCGGTTATTAAAAGTGACGGATCGACACTGTATCTTGTGCGAGATATTGCTGCACTTTTAGATCGATTTGAACGatttaaatttgagaaaatgTTCTATGTTGTAGACAATGCACAAACTGATCATTTTGATGCGCTTTTTAAGGTAACAAGTGGAATTAATGCAGATATTGGAAGGAAAGCAAAGCATATTAAGTTTGGTCGGATTCGTGGTATGAGTACGAGAACGGGAAAAGCAGTATTTTTGAAAGATCTATTGAACGAGGCTAGAGATATTATGATGGAGAAACAGTTACAGAGTCCGA caacaaaaattaatgtctCATCTTTGGATTCGACTGTCGCCGATGTTCTTGGTGTTTCAGCTGTGATAATTAACGATCTTAAGCAACGTCGTCAAAGAGACTACGATTTTGATTGGAACAACGCCTTGCAAACGAACGGTGACACAGGCATTAAATTGCAATATACACACTGCCGGTTATCAAGTCTCCTGGAAAATATGTCCCATGTACAAGTAGCTGAACATCCCAATggaaatttattgcaagaaCCTGTTGCCTTGGAACTCATCGTTCAAATTGCTCGATTTGATCAATCTATACTAAAAGCTGCCGAGACTCTTGAGGCATGTGTGCTTGTTACATATTTATTCTCACTATG CAATTGCACTAGCCGGGCTCTGAAACTTCTCAAAGTCAAAGGAGAACCATCTGCGGAAATTCAAGCTAACCGGTTGCTATTATTTACTGCAGCACGTGAAGTTTTAGGATGTGGAATGAAAATACTTGGTTTAAAACCATTGACAAAAATGTAG
- the LOC129913641 gene encoding calaxin-like, translating to MKINFIFKNKSKKNKMNNLDGTLDGIQNTRFLNIYHGLIKQMLKQTQFSEMELNCILMIYHKFVLLNGPRAKAMTKKQFFHLFEVLFKVFDLQIIERIMILIAKESKNHIPPIAWVKLFSVFMSDSLDEKMKFVFSIYNLHETNFLNREILTKFVDKFFTGEDEDEVVELTADMVDLLFKKFDLDRDGLISYDDYSTVVRKTPMLLEFLGPCLPSRDGLTVTAYCSNILSKMGDMGLNQDDVK from the exons atgaaaataaattttatttttaaaaacaaaagcaagaaaaataaaatgaacaattTAGATGGAACATTAGATGGAATCCAAAATACTCGATTTTTAAACATCTATCATGGATTGATCAAGCAAATGTTGAAGCAAACACAATTCTCTGAAATGGAATTGAATTGCATTTTAATGATTTatcataaatttgttttattaaatggACCGAGAGCAAAAGCAATGacgaagaaacaattttttcatctctttgaagttttgtttaaagtttttgatttgCAAATAATCGAAAGAATTATGATATTGATTGCAAAAGAATCAAAAAATCACATACCACCGATTGCTTGGGTCAAGTTGTTTTCGGTTTTTATGTCGGATTCGTTGGATGAGAAGATGAAGTTTGTTTTTAGT atatatAATTTACATGAAACGAATTTTTTGAATAgagaaattttaacaaaattcgtTGATAAATTTTTCACTGGAGAAGATGAGGACGAAGTTGTGGAATTAACAGCG GATATGGTAGATTTGTTGTTCAAGAAATTTGATTTAGACCGTGATGGTTTGATTTCATATGATGATTACTCTACAGTGGTTCGAAAGACACCTATGCTATTGGAATTTTTGGGACCATGTTTGCCATCTCGTGATGGCTTAACAGTAACTGCatattgttcaaatattttatcaaaaatgggTGACATGGGATTAAATCAAGATGatgttaaataa